A single window of Cottoperca gobio chromosome 9, fCotGob3.1, whole genome shotgun sequence DNA harbors:
- the fbxo4 gene encoding F-box only protein 4, whose protein sequence is MAGKIQQPNTSVVIRSLRRFRDTYFPNSGKVAKDELTVGVETGREPQPGFLDSLPVDLQFLIMTFLSPADICCLGASSRYWRAIVRDPLLWRYFLLRDMPYWPSIDHVSMPQLELLDAPLINEDESLDDREEGDDKGMQFKFDYMSEYLKGCPSCRQQWLPSRPAYELVTSFFQSLVPSSEPRYAMLGPGMEQMDVSLVTRLMNAPDVLPVSGTPHRQINGIGSGISYMFNNQHKFNILTLYSTNRAERERARVQQLSVSNKLFTFKGTDDSGNPIYSPAPQVQQVCQVVDGFIYVANAEPGRGLGECEVAQIRAVLSSADGSASRPLLVLSCVSREEPEEIRITNLQTVASRNGARCRTPCVDMAKRLGLPQLANPWMVQDTVAESLSGLLDGISWLLRCSGVKLYGS, encoded by the exons ATGGCAGGAAAGATCCAGCAGCCCAACACTTCTGTTGTGATCCGCAGCCTCAGGCGCTTCAGAGACACATACTTTCCAAACAGTGGTAAAGTTGCTAAAGACGAGTTGACGGTTGGCGTAGAAACTGGAAGAGAGCCACAACCGGGATTTCTGGATAGTTTACCG GTGGACTTACAGTTCCTGATCATGACCTTTCTGTCCCCTGCGGATATCTGCTGCCTGGGAGCCAGCAGCCGGTACTGGAGGGCCATCGTAAGAGATCCATTACTGTGGAGATACTTCCTGCTCAGGGATATGCCATACTGGCCCTCCATCGATCATGTGAGCATGCCCCAACTGGAGTTGTTGGATGCACCACTAATCAATGAAGATGAGAGCCTGGATGATAGAGAAGAGGGGGACGACAAAGGGATGCAATTCAAATTTGACTACATGTCAGA ATACCTAAAAGGCTGCCCATCCTGCAGACAACAATGGCTTCCTTCACGGCCAGCATATGAGTTAGTGACCTCCTTTTTTCAGTCTCTGGTGCCCTCATCTGAACCACGTTATGCCATGTTAGGCCCCGGCATGGAGCAGATGGATGTCTCTTTAGTCACAAGGCTCATGAATGCCCCAGATGTGCTTCCTGTGTCGGGCACTCCTCACAGACAGATAAATG gtATTGGCTCTGGGATCAGTTATATGTTCAACAACCAACACAAATTTAATATCCTGACTCTGTACTCTACCAATAG ggcagagagggaaagagcCAGAGTGCAGCAGCTGAGCGTCAGTAATAAACTCTTTACTTTTAAAGGAACAGATGACTCCGGTAATCCAATCTACAGCCCTGCTCCTCAGGTCCAGCAAGTGTGCCAGGTGGTAGATGGTTTCATCTATGTAGCCAATGCAGAGCCTGGGAGAG gTTTGGGGGAGTGCGAGGTGGCTCAGATTCGGGCTGTACTGAGCTCTGCTGACGGTTCAGCATCCAGGCCTCTGCTGGTGCTCTCCTGTGTCTCCAGAGAAGAACCGGAAGAGATCAGGATAACCAACCTGCAAACTGTTGCCAGCAGAAACGGGGCCAGATGTCGAACTCCCTGTGTTGACATGGCAAAGAGACTCGGACTACCTCAGCTGGCTAACCCCTGGATG GTGCAGGACACAGTAGCAGAATCCCTGTCAGGTCTTCTGGATGGCATTTCCTGGTTGCTGAGATGTTCTGGAGTCAAACTCTATGGTAGCTAG